The proteins below come from a single Loxodonta africana isolate mLoxAfr1 chromosome 20, mLoxAfr1.hap2, whole genome shotgun sequence genomic window:
- the C20H1orf74 gene encoding UPF0739 protein C1orf74 homolog — translation MSTPNPQLLVAAAQQTLGMGKRRGPPPATCLHLAGEVLAVARGLKPALLYDCNGAGASKIQSYLEELQRLGFLNLGLHILEIGENSLIISPEHVCRHLEDVLLGTIAFVDVSSSQPHPSVCSLDQLQDLKGLLAEIIMHLQGLQRNLSMAVSRSTLHSTGWNFCTVFGILLGYPVPYTFHLNQGDDNCLALTPLRVFTARISWLPGQPPILLYSFSVPESLCPALRDILNTWEEDLRTRCRTQNDFADLSISSEIVTLLAVAL, via the coding sequence ATGTCAACGCCGAACCCTCAGCTGCTGGTGGCGGCTGCTCAGCAGACCCTGGGCATGGGAAAGAGACGGGGCCCACCCCCAGCCACCTGCCTTCACCTAGCTGGAGAGGTGCTGGCTGTGGCTCGGGGACTAAAACCAGCTCTGCTCTATGACTGTAATGGTGCAGGGGCTTCGAAGATCCAGAGCTATCTGGAGGAGCTGCAGAGGCTGGGCTTTCTGAACCTGGGACTTCACATCCTTGAGATTGGGGAAAACAGCTTGATTATCAGTCCTGAGCATGTATGCCGGCACTTGGAGGATGTGCTGCTTGGTACCATAGCCTTTGTGGATGTTTCCAGCTCCCAACCTCACCCTTCCGTCTGCTCCCTGGACCAGCTTCAGGACTTGAAGGGCCTCTTGGCTGAGATCATCATGCATTTGCAGGGGCTGCAGAGGAACCTGTCCATGGCAGTCTCCCGCAGCACGCTCCATTCTACGGGCTGGAATTTCTGTACTGTGTTTGGGATCCTCCTGGGCTATCCTGTCCCCTATACCTTTCACCTGAACCAGGGAGATGACAACTGCTTAGCCCTGACTCCACTACGGGTTTTCACTGCCCGAATCTCATGGCTGCCGGGTCAACCCCCAATCCTGCTCTATTCCTTTAGTGTCCCAGAGAGCTTGTGCCCAGCCCTGAGGGACATTTTGAACACCTGGGAGGAAGACCTCAGAACCCGTTGTAGGACTCAGAATGACTTTGCCGACCTCAGTATCTCCTCTGAGATAGTCACACTGCTGGCTGTGGCCCTCTAA